The following are from one region of the Pseudomonas putida genome:
- a CDS encoding sulfate ABC transporter substrate-binding protein, with amino-acid sequence MSIRRYALAALASAVFAGSAIAKDYELLNVSYDPTRELYQQYNAEFIKHWQQAHPGDKVKIQQSHGGSGKQARAVIDGLRADVVTLALAGDIDEVAKLGKTLPDNWQTRLPDASTPYTSTIVFLVRKGNPKGIKDWGDLIKKDVSVITPNPKTSGGARWNFLAAWAYGLKTGGSEEKAKAYVQELFKHVPVLDTGARGSTITFVNNGQGDVLLAWENEAFLALKEDGGADKFEIVVPSLSILAEPPVAVVDKNAEKKGNTEIANEYLKHLYSPAGQKIAAENFYRPRDEKVAAEFGKQFPKLDLVTIDKDFGGWKTAQPKFFNDGGVFDQIYQAQ; translated from the coding sequence ATGTCCATCCGCCGTTATGCGCTCGCCGCCCTGGCCAGTGCTGTTTTTGCCGGTTCCGCCATCGCCAAGGACTACGAACTGTTGAACGTGTCCTACGACCCGACCCGCGAGCTGTATCAGCAGTACAATGCCGAGTTCATCAAGCACTGGCAGCAGGCCCACCCGGGCGACAAGGTGAAGATCCAGCAATCCCACGGCGGTTCGGGCAAGCAGGCCCGTGCGGTGATCGACGGCCTGCGTGCCGACGTGGTGACCCTGGCCCTGGCCGGCGATATCGACGAAGTCGCCAAGCTCGGCAAGACCCTGCCGGACAACTGGCAGACTCGTCTGCCGGATGCCAGCACCCCGTACACCTCGACCATCGTGTTCCTGGTGCGCAAGGGCAACCCGAAAGGTATCAAGGACTGGGGCGACCTGATCAAGAAGGACGTGTCGGTCATCACCCCCAACCCGAAAACCTCCGGCGGCGCCCGCTGGAACTTCCTGGCTGCCTGGGCCTATGGCCTGAAGACCGGCGGTAGCGAAGAGAAAGCCAAGGCTTACGTTCAGGAGCTGTTCAAGCACGTGCCGGTGCTGGACACCGGCGCCCGTGGCTCGACCATTACCTTCGTCAACAACGGCCAGGGCGATGTACTGCTGGCCTGGGAAAACGAAGCCTTCCTGGCACTGAAGGAAGACGGTGGTGCCGACAAGTTCGAGATCGTCGTGCCTTCGCTTTCGATCCTGGCCGAACCGCCAGTGGCGGTGGTTGACAAGAACGCCGAGAAGAAGGGCAATACCGAGATTGCCAACGAGTACCTCAAGCATCTGTACAGCCCGGCCGGGCAGAAGATTGCCGCCGAGAACTTCTACCGCCCGCGTGACGAGAAGGTCGCAGCCGAGTTCGGCAAGCAGTTCCCGAAACTTGACCTGGTGACTATCGACAAGGACTTTGGTGGCTGGAAGACTGCACAACCGAAATTCTTCAATGATGGCGGTGTGTTCGACCAGATCTATCAGGCACAGTAA
- a CDS encoding efflux RND transporter periplasmic adaptor subunit, with translation MTFMRPLLVICLGLGTLLSGCSKEETTETLPRVGVQQVQPTDFAARVTLTGDVQARVQTDLSFRVGGKIISRSVDVGDHVKANQVLARLDPKDLQNNVDSAKAEVFAAQARVTQTSAAFVRQQKLLPKGYTSQSEYDAAEAALRSNQSALKAAQAQLADANEQLSYTALVSEADGVITERQAEVGQVVQATMPIFSLATDGDRDAVFNVYESLLVAPPSDAGVIVSLLDDPKVQAHGFVREITPTVSAQSGTVQVKVGLKDVPPGMQLGAPVTATTNAQGRPSIELPWSALTKALHEPAVWVVGEGDKVELRKVEVSRYLTGRIVVADGLKGGETVVVNGGQLLHPGMQVHKIDAKAQGGEL, from the coding sequence ATGACGTTTATGCGTCCGCTGTTGGTCATTTGCCTGGGGCTGGGTACCCTGCTGTCAGGCTGTAGCAAGGAAGAAACCACCGAAACACTGCCACGCGTAGGCGTGCAACAGGTACAGCCGACCGACTTCGCCGCCAGGGTCACCCTGACCGGCGACGTGCAGGCGCGGGTGCAGACCGACCTGTCGTTCCGCGTAGGTGGCAAGATCATTTCGCGTAGCGTCGACGTCGGCGATCACGTCAAGGCCAACCAGGTGCTGGCGCGCCTGGATCCGAAAGACCTGCAGAACAACGTTGACTCGGCCAAGGCCGAGGTGTTCGCCGCACAAGCGCGAGTCACCCAGACCAGCGCCGCCTTCGTACGCCAGCAAAAGCTGTTGCCCAAAGGCTACACCAGCCAAAGCGAATACGACGCCGCCGAAGCCGCCTTGCGCAGCAACCAGAGCGCGTTGAAGGCGGCTCAGGCACAGCTGGCCGACGCCAACGAACAACTCAGCTACACCGCGCTGGTCTCCGAGGCTGATGGGGTCATCACCGAGCGCCAGGCCGAGGTCGGCCAGGTGGTGCAGGCGACCATGCCGATCTTCAGCCTGGCCACCGATGGCGATCGTGACGCCGTGTTCAACGTCTACGAATCGCTGCTGGTGGCTCCGCCCAGTGATGCCGGGGTGATCGTCAGCCTGCTGGACGACCCTAAGGTCCAGGCTCATGGCTTCGTACGCGAAATCACGCCTACCGTGTCGGCGCAGAGCGGCACGGTGCAGGTCAAGGTAGGGCTCAAGGATGTACCGCCGGGCATGCAACTGGGCGCGCCGGTAACCGCCACCACCAATGCCCAGGGGCGACCCAGTATCGAGCTGCCATGGTCGGCCTTGACCAAGGCCTTGCATGAGCCCGCCGTCTGGGTAGTGGGCGAGGGCGACAAGGTCGAGCTGCGCAAGGTGGAAGTCAGTCGCTATCTCACCGGCCGTATCGTGGTCGCCGACGGCCTCAAGGGCGGCGAGACCGTGGTGGTGAATGGCGGGCAATTGCTGCACCCCGGCATGCAGGTACACAAGATCGATGCCAAGGCCCAAGGAGGTGAGCTATGA
- a CDS encoding efflux RND transporter permease subunit → MKGSFNLSDWALKHQSFVWYLMFVGLLMGIFSYFNLGREEDPSFTIKTMVIQTRWPGATQDETLYQVTDRIEKKLEELDSLDYTKSYTRPGESTVYVYLRDTTKAKDIPEIWYQVRKKIQDIRGEFPAGIQGPGFNDEFGDVFGSIYAFTADGLTLRQLRDYVEQARAEVRDVPNIGKIELLGTQDEVLYLNFSTRKLAALGIDQRQVMQALQSQNAVTPAGVIEAGPERISVRTSGQFTSEKDLQTVNLKINDRFFRLADIADIERGYVDPPSPMFRYNGQTAIGLAIGMKAGGNMQVFGAALKKRMDRVVEDLPIGVGVHTVSDQAVVVKQAVGGFTSALFEAVVIVLAVSFVSLGMRAGLVVACSIPLVLAMVFVFMEYSGITMQRISLGALIIALGLLVDDAMITVEVMVTRLEMGETKEQAATFAYTSTAFPMLTGTLVTVAGFVPIGLNASSAGEYTYTLFAVIAVALMVSWVVAVFFAPVLGVHILSSAKLKAHEAEPGRVGRAFEHGLLWCMRNRWLTIIGTVLLFALAIFCERFVQNQFFPSSDRPEILVDLNLPQNASIEETRKVVDRFEARIKDDPDLVSWSTYIGQGAIRFYLPLDQQLQNPYYAQLVIVSKGFEERQGMMARLQKILHEEFVGIGVNVQSLEMGPPVGRPIQYRVSGANIDEVRKHAIELATLLDQNEHIGEMIYDWNEPGKVLRVDIAQDKARQLGLSSEDVANVMNSIVSGVDITQVNDNIYLVDVVARAEDSERGSPDTLQNLQILTPNGTAIPLLSFATVRYELEQPLVWRRDRKPTITIKASVNGDIQPTDLVAQLKPQIDEFASKLPVGYEVATGGTVEESAKAQGPIRKVIPLMLFLMATFLMIQLHSVQKLFLVVSVAPLGLIGVIIALVPTGTPMGFVAILGILALAGIIIRNSVILVTQIDEFEAQGLSPWDAVVEATNHRRRPILLTAAAASLGMIPIAREVFWGPMAYAMIGGIIVATLLTLLFLPALYVAWYKIREPEHKTETQH, encoded by the coding sequence ATGAAAGGAAGCTTCAACCTGTCCGACTGGGCACTCAAGCATCAATCGTTCGTCTGGTACCTGATGTTCGTTGGCCTGCTGATGGGGATCTTCTCCTACTTCAACCTGGGCCGTGAAGAAGACCCGTCGTTCACCATCAAGACCATGGTCATCCAGACCCGCTGGCCCGGCGCGACCCAGGACGAAACCCTGTACCAGGTCACCGACCGCATCGAGAAGAAGCTCGAGGAGCTCGACTCGCTCGACTACACCAAAAGCTACACCCGCCCTGGTGAATCCACGGTCTACGTGTACCTGCGCGACACCACCAAGGCCAAGGACATCCCGGAAATCTGGTACCAGGTGCGCAAGAAGATCCAGGACATTCGCGGTGAATTCCCGGCGGGCATCCAGGGGCCCGGGTTCAACGATGAATTCGGCGATGTTTTCGGTTCGATCTATGCCTTCACTGCCGACGGGCTGACCCTGCGTCAGCTGCGCGACTACGTGGAACAGGCGCGGGCCGAAGTGCGCGATGTACCCAACATCGGCAAGATCGAGCTGCTTGGCACCCAGGACGAAGTGCTGTACCTGAACTTCTCCACCCGCAAGCTGGCAGCCCTTGGCATCGACCAGCGCCAGGTCATGCAGGCCCTGCAATCGCAAAACGCCGTGACCCCTGCCGGGGTGATCGAGGCAGGGCCTGAGCGTATCTCGGTGCGTACCTCCGGGCAGTTCACCTCGGAAAAGGACCTGCAAACCGTCAACCTGAAGATCAACGACCGCTTCTTCCGCCTGGCCGACATCGCCGACATCGAGCGCGGCTACGTCGACCCGCCATCACCGATGTTCCGCTACAACGGCCAGACCGCCATCGGCCTGGCCATCGGCATGAAGGCCGGTGGCAACATGCAGGTGTTCGGCGCGGCGCTGAAAAAACGCATGGACCGGGTGGTCGAAGACCTGCCGATAGGTGTCGGGGTCCACACCGTGTCGGACCAGGCTGTGGTGGTCAAGCAGGCAGTCGGCGGCTTCACCAGCGCGCTGTTCGAAGCGGTAGTGATCGTGCTGGCAGTGAGCTTCGTCAGCCTTGGCATGCGCGCCGGCCTGGTGGTGGCCTGCTCGATTCCATTGGTGTTGGCGATGGTGTTCGTGTTCATGGAGTACAGCGGCATCACCATGCAGCGGATTTCGCTGGGGGCGCTTATCATCGCCCTCGGCTTGCTGGTGGATGACGCGATGATCACTGTAGAGGTGATGGTCACGCGCCTGGAAATGGGCGAGACCAAGGAGCAGGCGGCCACGTTCGCCTACACCTCGACGGCGTTCCCCATGCTGACCGGTACCTTGGTGACGGTTGCCGGCTTCGTGCCCATCGGCCTCAACGCCAGTTCTGCGGGTGAGTACACCTACACGCTGTTCGCGGTGATCGCGGTGGCACTGATGGTGTCGTGGGTGGTGGCTGTATTCTTCGCACCGGTGCTGGGGGTGCACATTCTCAGCAGCGCCAAGCTCAAGGCCCATGAAGCCGAGCCTGGGCGCGTCGGCCGGGCGTTCGAGCATGGTTTGCTGTGGTGCATGCGCAACCGTTGGCTGACCATCATTGGTACCGTGCTGCTGTTTGCCCTGGCGATCTTCTGCGAGCGCTTCGTGCAGAACCAGTTCTTCCCGTCCTCGGATCGCCCGGAAATCCTCGTCGACCTCAACCTGCCGCAGAACGCCTCGATCGAGGAAACCCGCAAGGTGGTCGACCGTTTCGAGGCGCGGATCAAGGATGACCCGGACCTGGTGAGCTGGAGCACCTACATCGGCCAGGGCGCCATTCGCTTCTACCTGCCACTCGACCAGCAGTTGCAGAACCCGTACTACGCGCAGTTGGTGATCGTCAGCAAGGGCTTCGAAGAGCGCCAGGGCATGATGGCGCGGTTGCAGAAGATTTTGCATGAAGAGTTCGTCGGCATCGGTGTCAACGTGCAATCGCTGGAGATGGGCCCGCCGGTGGGCCGGCCGATCCAGTACCGGGTCAGTGGCGCCAATATCGACGAGGTGCGCAAGCACGCCATCGAACTGGCCACCTTGCTCGACCAGAACGAGCACATCGGCGAGATGATCTACGACTGGAACGAGCCGGGTAAGGTACTGCGCGTGGACATCGCCCAGGACAAGGCGCGCCAGCTGGGGCTGTCGTCGGAAGACGTGGCCAATGTGATGAACAGCATCGTCAGCGGGGTGGATATCACCCAGGTCAACGACAACATCTATCTGGTCGACGTGGTCGCCCGTGCCGAGGACAGTGAGCGGGGTTCACCCGATACCCTGCAGAACCTGCAAATTCTCACACCCAACGGCACCGCGATCCCGCTGCTGTCGTTCGCCACCGTGCGCTACGAACTGGAGCAGCCGCTGGTATGGCGCCGTGACCGTAAGCCGACCATTACCATCAAGGCCTCGGTCAACGGCGATATCCAGCCTACCGACCTGGTGGCCCAGCTGAAGCCGCAGATCGACGAGTTCGCCAGCAAGCTGCCGGTGGGTTACGAAGTGGCCACCGGCGGTACGGTGGAGGAGAGCGCCAAGGCCCAGGGGCCGATCCGCAAGGTCATCCCGCTGATGCTGTTCCTGATGGCGACGTTCCTGATGATCCAGCTGCACAGCGTGCAGAAGCTGTTCCTGGTGGTCAGCGTGGCGCCGTTGGGGCTGATTGGCGTGATCATCGCGCTGGTGCCCACCGGTACGCCCATGGGCTTCGTGGCGATTCTCGGCATTCTCGCGCTGGCGGGCATCATCATTCGTAACTCGGTGATCCTGGTGACCCAGATCGACGAGTTCGAAGCCCAGGGCTTGTCGCCGTGGGATGCGGTGGTGGAGGCCACCAACCACCGGCGCCGGCCGATTCTGCTGACAGCGGCGGCGGCGAGCCTGGGCATGATTCCGATTGCCCGCGAGGTGTTTTGGGGGCCGATGGCCTACGCCATGATTGGCGGGATCATCGTGGCGACCTTGCTGACGCTGCTGTTCCTTCCGGCGTTGTATGTGGCCTGGTACAAGATCCGCGAGCCTGAACACAAGACCGAAACCCAGCACTGA
- a CDS encoding efflux RND transporter periplasmic adaptor subunit — MKRLLLMLSAGVLLGGCGGEDEVPEPVRPVLSVKVEPQVQSQLGRFAGSIQARFESTLGFRVSGRIARRWLNVGAQVKPGDTLATLDPTDQQNQLRAAEGDLAKVQAQWINAQADARRQQQLYDRGVGAQAQLDIAQTNLKTTSAALEQARSALSQARDQLDYSTLRSDHAAVITDWKAEAGQTVTAGQAVVTLARPDVKEAVIDLPIGLAEQLSKGLTFTVASQLDPTINTTASLRELEPQADATTRTRRARLTLASTPAAFHLGTAISVTLSSAVTPRSELPSSALLERDGKTQVWVIDTQQKTVATRDVALIDRTAESIVLTSGVQPGERVVTAGVNSLKPGQKVTFDEDAQ; from the coding sequence ATGAAGCGCCTGCTGCTGATGTTGTCAGCCGGCGTGCTGCTGGGTGGCTGCGGTGGCGAGGACGAAGTGCCTGAGCCGGTTCGGCCGGTGCTGTCGGTGAAGGTCGAGCCCCAGGTGCAATCGCAACTGGGGCGTTTCGCCGGCAGTATCCAGGCGCGCTTCGAAAGCACGCTGGGCTTCCGCGTTTCCGGGCGTATCGCCAGGCGCTGGCTGAATGTGGGTGCTCAGGTGAAACCGGGCGATACCTTGGCCACCCTCGACCCGACCGACCAGCAGAACCAGCTGCGCGCCGCCGAAGGCGACCTGGCCAAGGTGCAGGCGCAGTGGATCAACGCCCAGGCCGATGCCCGTCGCCAGCAACAGCTGTACGACCGTGGCGTAGGCGCCCAGGCGCAGCTGGATATCGCCCAGACCAACCTGAAAACCACCAGCGCCGCGCTGGAACAGGCGCGCTCTGCGCTCAGCCAGGCGCGTGACCAGCTCGACTACAGTACCCTGCGTTCCGACCACGCCGCAGTGATTACCGACTGGAAGGCCGAAGCCGGGCAAACCGTTACCGCCGGCCAGGCCGTGGTAACCCTGGCTCGGCCGGATGTGAAGGAAGCGGTGATCGATCTGCCGATCGGCCTGGCCGAGCAGCTGAGCAAAGGCCTGACCTTCACCGTTGCCTCGCAACTCGACCCGACCATCAACACCACTGCCAGCCTGCGCGAACTGGAGCCCCAGGCCGATGCCACCACCCGTACCCGCCGTGCCCGGCTGACCCTGGCCAGCACACCGGCGGCCTTCCATCTGGGCACTGCCATCAGCGTGACCCTGAGCTCGGCAGTGACGCCGCGCAGCGAACTGCCCTCGAGCGCCTTGCTCGAGCGTGACGGCAAGACCCAGGTGTGGGTGATCGATACACAACAGAAAACCGTGGCCACCCGTGACGTGGCCCTGATCGACCGCACCGCCGAGAGCATCGTCCTGACCTCGGGTGTGCAGCCCGGCGAGCGTGTGGTCACCGCCGGCGTCAACAGCCTCAAGCCTGGCCAGAAGGTCACCTTCGACGAGGATGCGCAATGA
- a CDS encoding ABC transporter permease subunit, whose translation MKLRKLKRAFQRITPEGRHLVIGVPFIWLFLFFMLPFFIVLKISFAEADVAIPPYTEIYSYVEDKIQLVLNLANYGLLTEDELYISAYLGSLKMAFFSTLLCLLIGYPMAYAIANAKKETQTVLLLLIMMPTWTAILIRVYAWMGILSNNGLLNGFLLWIGLIDQPLQILNTNLAVYIGVVYSYLPFMILPLFANLVKHDASLLEAASDLGSSTFNSFWKITVPLSKNGIIAGCMLVFIPVVGEFVIPELLGGPETLMIGKVLWQEFFNNRDWPVASALAVVMLAILIVPILLFNRSQAKEMEGRT comes from the coding sequence ATGAAACTGCGCAAGCTCAAGCGAGCCTTCCAGCGCATTACCCCGGAGGGGCGGCACTTGGTGATCGGCGTGCCGTTCATCTGGCTGTTCCTGTTCTTCATGCTGCCGTTCTTCATCGTGTTGAAGATCAGCTTCGCCGAAGCCGACGTGGCGATCCCGCCGTATACCGAGATCTACAGCTACGTCGAAGACAAGATCCAGCTGGTGCTCAACCTGGCCAACTACGGCCTGTTGACCGAGGATGAACTGTATATTTCGGCCTACCTGGGCTCGCTGAAGATGGCCTTCTTCAGCACCTTGCTGTGCCTGCTGATCGGCTACCCGATGGCCTATGCCATTGCCAACGCCAAGAAGGAGACGCAGACGGTCCTGCTGTTGCTGATCATGATGCCGACCTGGACCGCGATCCTGATCCGCGTTTATGCCTGGATGGGGATTCTCAGCAACAACGGCCTGCTCAACGGCTTCCTGCTGTGGATCGGGTTGATCGACCAGCCGCTGCAAATCCTCAACACCAACCTGGCGGTGTACATCGGCGTGGTCTATTCGTACCTGCCGTTCATGATCCTGCCGCTGTTCGCCAACCTGGTGAAGCACGACGCGAGCCTGCTCGAGGCCGCTTCGGACCTGGGTTCGAGCACCTTCAACAGCTTCTGGAAGATCACCGTGCCACTGTCGAAGAACGGCATCATCGCCGGCTGCATGCTGGTGTTCATCCCGGTGGTTGGCGAGTTCGTGATCCCTGAGCTGCTGGGCGGCCCGGAAACCCTGATGATCGGCAAGGTGCTGTGGCAGGAATTCTTCAACAACCGTGACTGGCCGGTGGCCTCGGCGTTGGCGGTGGTGATGCTGGCGATCCTGATCGTGCCGATCCTGCTGTTCAACCGCAGCCAGGCCAAAGAAATGGAGGGCAGGACATGA
- the oscA gene encoding sulfur starvation response protein OscA: MSASLRSIDGQDEATILREIQSALRDLRFGAVEITVHNAQVVQIERKEKFRLQQPGNKTG; the protein is encoded by the coding sequence ATGAGTGCATCTCTGCGTAGCATCGACGGCCAGGACGAAGCCACCATTCTGCGGGAAATCCAGAGCGCTCTGCGCGACCTGCGATTCGGTGCGGTGGAGATCACCGTGCACAACGCTCAGGTTGTACAGATCGAGCGCAAGGAGAAGTTCCGCCTGCAACAGCCCGGCAACAAGACCGGCTGA
- a CDS encoding transposase, with the protein MPLAESRLLRRGRFSEPGRLYMLTTKTHLRLPLFHDFDNARLVVRHLRVSDDIQDCRSLAWVVMPDHLHWLIELKEVTLGTLMRKFKSRTAIALRKAGVRHKPIWQPGYHDHALRGEESVVHVARYIVANPLRAGLVRSVRDYPHWDAVWL; encoded by the coding sequence ATGCCGTTAGCCGAATCCCGCCTGCTACGTCGTGGGCGCTTCTCCGAGCCAGGCAGGCTCTACATGCTGACCACCAAAACACACCTGCGGCTGCCACTGTTCCATGACTTCGACAATGCTCGCCTGGTGGTCAGACACTTGCGGGTCTCAGATGACATTCAGGACTGCCGGTCATTGGCCTGGGTAGTGATGCCAGACCATCTGCATTGGCTGATCGAGCTGAAAGAAGTGACACTGGGAACACTGATGCGCAAATTCAAATCACGCACAGCCATTGCATTGCGCAAGGCAGGTGTCAGGCACAAGCCGATATGGCAACCGGGTTACCACGACCATGCGCTGCGGGGGGAAGAGAGTGTGGTGCATGTGGCCCGGTACATTGTTGCCAATCCCTTGAGGGCAGGATTGGTCAGGAGTGTCAGGGACTACCCACACTGGGATGCGGTATGGCTTTGA
- the potA gene encoding polyamine ABC transporter ATP-binding protein — translation MAVASGAYKKALEGGQQPKQVLVKIDRVTKKFDETVAVDDVSLEIRKGEIFALLGGSGSGKSTLLRMLAGFERPTEGRILLDGVDITDMPPYERPINMMFQSYALFPHMTVAQNIAFGLQQDKMPKAEIDARVAEMLKLVHMTQYAKRKPHQLSGGQRQRVALARSLAKRPKLLLLDEPMGALDKKLRSQMQLELVEIIERVGVTCVMVTHDQEEAMTMAQRIAIMHLGWIAQIGSPVDIYETPTSRLVCEFIGNVNLFEGEVVDDAEGHAIIASPELERKIYVGHGITTSVEDKHITYALRPEKMLVTTQQPTCEHNWSRGKVHDIAYLGGHSVFYVELPSGKVVQSFVANAERQGTRPTWGDEVYVWWEDDSGVVLRS, via the coding sequence ATGGCAGTTGCCTCCGGTGCCTATAAAAAAGCCCTCGAGGGTGGCCAGCAACCCAAGCAGGTGCTGGTCAAGATCGACCGGGTCACGAAAAAGTTCGACGAAACGGTAGCCGTGGACGATGTGTCCCTGGAAATCCGCAAGGGCGAGATCTTCGCCCTGCTGGGTGGCTCCGGTTCCGGCAAGTCCACCTTGCTGCGCATGCTGGCCGGCTTCGAGCGTCCGACCGAAGGGCGGATCCTCCTCGATGGCGTCGACATCACCGACATGCCGCCCTACGAGCGGCCGATCAACATGATGTTCCAGTCCTACGCGCTGTTCCCGCACATGACCGTGGCGCAGAACATTGCCTTCGGCCTGCAGCAGGACAAGATGCCCAAGGCCGAGATCGACGCCCGCGTGGCCGAGATGCTCAAGCTGGTGCACATGACCCAGTACGCCAAGCGCAAGCCGCACCAGCTGTCCGGTGGCCAGCGCCAGCGCGTGGCCCTGGCCCGCTCGCTGGCCAAGCGCCCCAAGCTGCTGCTGCTCGACGAGCCGATGGGCGCGCTGGACAAGAAACTGCGTTCGCAGATGCAGCTGGAACTGGTGGAGATCATCGAGCGCGTGGGCGTGACCTGCGTGATGGTGACCCATGACCAGGAAGAGGCCATGACCATGGCCCAGCGCATCGCCATCATGCACCTGGGCTGGATCGCCCAGATCGGTTCGCCGGTGGACATCTACGAGACGCCTACCAGCCGCCTGGTGTGCGAGTTCATCGGTAACGTCAACCTGTTCGAAGGTGAAGTGGTCGACGACGCCGAAGGCCACGCGATCATTGCCAGCCCGGAGCTGGAGCGCAAGATCTACGTCGGCCACGGCATCACCACCTCGGTGGAAGACAAGCACATCACCTACGCCCTGCGCCCGGAAAAGATGCTGGTCACCACCCAGCAACCGACCTGCGAGCACAACTGGTCGCGCGGCAAGGTTCACGACATTGCCTACCTGGGTGGCCACTCGGTGTTCTATGTCGAGCTGCCGAGCGGCAAGGTCGTGCAGTCGTTCGTCGCCAACGCCGAGCGCCAGGGCACCCGCCCGACCTGGGGCGACGAAGTGTACGTGTGGTGGGAAGACGACAGCGGCGTGGTACTGCGGTCATGA
- a CDS encoding ABC transporter permease subunit, giving the protein MKRFSFSKLMLVLGLLFIYLPMLILVIYSFNASKLVTVWGGWSIKWYVGLLDNTQLMGSVMRSLEIACYTAVAAVALGTLAAFVLTRVTRFKGRTLFGGLVTAPLVMPEVITGLSLLLLFVAMAQMIGWPQERGIVTIWIAHTTFCAAYVAVVVSARLRELDLSIEEAAMDLGAKPWKVFFLITIPMIAPSLAAGGMMSFALSLDDLVLASFVSGPGSTTLPMEVFSAVRLGVKPEINAVASLILLSVSLVTFFVWYFSRQAEERRRKAIQQAIEEGAAANASQPQVKRPVQVTASA; this is encoded by the coding sequence ATGAAGCGCTTCAGTTTCTCCAAGCTGATGCTGGTGCTCGGCTTGCTGTTCATCTACCTGCCGATGCTGATCCTGGTGATCTACTCGTTCAACGCCTCCAAGCTGGTGACGGTATGGGGTGGCTGGTCGATCAAGTGGTACGTCGGCCTGCTCGACAACACCCAGCTGATGGGGTCGGTGATGCGCTCGCTGGAAATCGCCTGCTACACGGCGGTGGCAGCTGTGGCGCTGGGTACCCTGGCGGCGTTCGTACTGACCCGGGTTACCCGCTTCAAGGGCCGCACGCTGTTCGGTGGCCTGGTCACCGCGCCACTGGTAATGCCGGAAGTGATCACCGGTCTGTCGCTGTTGCTGCTGTTCGTGGCCATGGCGCAGATGATCGGCTGGCCGCAGGAGCGTGGCATCGTCACCATCTGGATCGCCCACACCACGTTCTGTGCGGCGTATGTGGCGGTGGTGGTGTCGGCACGCCTGCGTGAGCTGGATCTGTCGATCGAAGAGGCGGCGATGGACCTGGGGGCCAAGCCGTGGAAGGTGTTCTTCCTGATCACCATCCCGATGATCGCGCCATCGCTGGCAGCGGGCGGCATGATGTCGTTCGCGCTGTCGCTGGATGACCTGGTGCTGGCCAGCTTCGTGTCTGGCCCGGGCTCGACCACCTTGCCGATGGAAGTATTCTCTGCGGTGCGCCTGGGTGTGAAACCGGAGATCAACGCCGTGGCCAGCCTGATCCTGCTGTCGGTGTCGCTGGTGACCTTCTTCGTCTGGTACTTCAGCCGCCAGGCCGAAGAGCGTCGTCGCAAGGCAATTCAGCAGGCGATCGAAGAGGGTGCTGCGGCCAATGCCTCGCAGCCGCAGGTCAAGCGCCCGGTGCAGGTTACGGCTTCGGCCTGA